The following are from one region of the Amia ocellicauda isolate fAmiCal2 chromosome 1, fAmiCal2.hap1, whole genome shotgun sequence genome:
- the LOC136760048 gene encoding maestro heat-like repeat-containing protein family member 1, whose amino-acid sequence MKRMVKQGNTSSSCDADEEADLQSQLDCLEKCLRNKLPFFEEYLANKPQVASEDRLVILEAVETVARNEPLPDVERLIVSIISVGLSEMPVSIPNLEGDFRNETNVLSRVVLCYGFIARMSPKSDVAEVLEFDILPKMSAFFRSEDPTVRASVCVSLGLMARTVKDAGLTFPFKEELLGELVTLIKDRPTDSSSPSLCQRALDTCTILSRAKPFLRRQQLHLVWLIVEDVLTLPWLAPNGDSLQEVYSANARSLSALLRAMLRLDFTPDTLLELLKPLQALGLSVIDVKRIRAMAMITALLEGYWMEAESMQVQGSFPLGQLLASLVPRCFDPEPVIRGKAAHCIRVLLDHWLRTGGFEFGRNKLEDLIRCIERSRSVPDTCAALLQIVGKCFPRQEKERLIEGLRQGLKDNQTSSAQGSCTLLCSILEAHPTELTGLLPQVLHAFLGLRDAEERVRESAKEGVLQLFRLDSVTVVNSLINYSSADSTVQQQKWCVKLWGAILAISRGLWPLSELMALASTGQAVAARAVVDFLSENSLEALNTHFVELFAGLLPLLGPESPALDAGLSVRSTAVDALKAVLSQAQLSDVLQHMDRDRVWELLREPGREPEGIFLLTRALLRFDAPGMPAVVTSLCERYSSMGESQKICVVDFFSALLQHPHLTDHIWSPGVMERLLAICGESLEDIDSLAVRGLQTLPKKEIHRYATKQLEQMTGALSMSEEQGKPVILRAISGLGTSLQFCENGTVKKLIPKVYHQAKVCIEKADPEIRRATVVLLGALVKRAVGNEVLKKQCHGSLARLLLHLEDSNPAVSQACQRTLQQCAPALNRTAFTSLIEEHFGRVPLELPSFIKEVTAVLQQTFPGAMGVYRDVVLRYQKSRDPELRASAAVFIGALLEKMEKGFFNLIPRMRLNKGLSRLLKDQDSRVKKKAAEAMVRFLQA is encoded by the exons ATGAAGAGGATGGTAAAACAag GCAACACTTCTTCTTCCTGTGATGCAGATGAGGAAGCGGACCTTCAAAGTCAGTTAGACTGCCTCGAGAAATGTCTTCGAAATAAGTTGCCATTCTTTGAGGAGTACCTGGCCAACAAACCTCAG GTGGCTTCAGAAGATCGCCTTGTGATTCTCGAGGCAGTGGAGACAGTGGCCAGAAACGAACCACTTCCTGATGTTGAGAGATTGATAGTGTCAATCATTTCTGTCGGACTCTCTGAGATGCCTGTCTCCATCCCAAACTTGGAGGGAGACTTCAGGAATGAG ACCAATGTGCTCAGCAGAGTGGTACTGTGCTATGGGTTCATAGCCCGCATGAGCCCTAAATCAGACGTTGCAGAGGTCCTTGAGTTTGACATTTTGCCCAAAATGAGTGCCTTCTTCAGGTCCGAG GACCCCACAGTCAGAGCGAGCGTGTGCGTCAGTCTCGGCCTCATGGCACGGACAGTCAAGGATGCTGGACTCACCTTCCCTTTCAAAGAGGAGCTTCTGGGTGAGCTGGTG ACCTTGATCAAGGATCGGCCCACAGACAGTTCCAGCCCGTCCCTCTGCCAGCGGGCGCTGGACACGTGCACCATCCTGAG CCGAGCCAAGCCCTTCCTCAGGAGACAGCAGCTGCATCTTGTGTGGCTGATTGTCGAGGATGTCTTAACTCTTCCCTGGCTGGCCCCCAATGGGGATTCACTCCAG GAGGTGTACTCTGCCAATGCaaggagtctctctgccctGCTCAGAGCCATGCTACGGCTGGACTTCACCCCCGACACCCTCCTGGAGCTGCTGAAG CCGCTGCAGGCATTGGGCTTGTCTGTAATTGATGTCAAACGAATTAGGGCCATGGCGATGATCACCGCTCTCCTGGAAGGTTACTGGATGGAGGCTGAATCCATGCAG GTGCAAGGGAGCTTCCCATTAGGCCAACTGCTGGCATCCCTAGTTCCACGATGCTTTGACCCGGAGCCGGTGATCAGGGGAAAGGCAGCACATTGCATCAGAGTCCTTCTGGACCATTGGCTGCGTACAGGAG gtTTTGAATTTGGCAGGAACAAGTTGGAAGACCTGATCCGATGTATTGAACGGAGCCGCTCTGTCCCGGACACCTGTGCTGCTCTCCTCCAG ATCGTCGGCAAGTGTTTCCCTCGGCAGGAGAAGGAGAGACTGATTGAGGGTTTGCGTCAAGGACTCAAAGACAACCAGACCAGCTCTGCCCAGGGGTCCTGCACTCTCTTGTGCAGCATCTTGGAAGCTCACCCCACTGAGCTCACTGGATTG CTTCCTCAGGTGCTCCATGCATTTCTGGGCTTGAGGGATGCGgaagagagggtgagagagagcgcgAAGGAGGGTGTTCTCCAACTGTTCCGACTGGACAGTGTGACGGTCGTCAACTCCCTCATCAACTACTCGTCTGCTGACAG CACCGTTCAGCAGCAGAAGTGGTGTGTCAAGCTGTGGGGGGCCATCCTGGCCATCAGCAGGGGTCTCTGGCCACTGAGCGAGCTGATGGCCTTGGCTAGTACAGGGCAAGCCGTGGCG GCCCGTGCTGTAGTGGACTTCCTGTCTGAGAACAGCCTGGAGGCTTTGAACACGCACTTTGTGGAGCTCTTCGCTGGCCTGTTGCCCCTTCTGGGTCCTGAGAGTCCAGCTCTGGACGCAGGCCTCAGTGTCAGGAG CACCGCTGTGGACGCCCTGAAGGCTGTGCTGTCTCAAGCACAGTTGAGCGATGTCCTTCAGCACATGGACCGGGACAGAGTATGGGAACTGCTCAGGGAACCAGGTCGGGAGCCTGAGGGGATCTTCCTGCTGACCAG GGCGCTGTTGAGGTTCGATGCCCCTGGCATGCCTGCTGTGGTAACTTCCCTCTGTGAGCGGTACAGCAGCATGGGAGAGAGCCAGAAGATCTGCGTGGTGGATTTCTTCTCTGCT CTTCTGCAACACCCACACCTGACTGATCACATCTGGTCACCAGGCGTCATGGAGAGGCTGTTGGCGATCTGTGGAGAGTCCTTGGAGGACATTGACAGTCTGGCAGTGCGAGGGCTGCAGACTCTGCCCAAGAAGGAG ATTCACAGATACGCTACAAAGCAACTGGAGCAGATGACCGGTGCCCTTTCCATGTCGGAGGAGCAAGGAAAGCCAGTTATCTTGAGGGCCATCTCTGGTTTGGGCACCAGCCTCCAGTTTTGTGAGAATGGAACAGTCAAGAAACTTATCCCCAAAGTTTACCACCAGGCAAAGGTTTGCATAGAAAAG GCGGACCCGGAGATCCGCAGGGCCACGGTGGTTCTGCTGGGAGCGCTAGTGAAGAGGGCTGTTGGGAATGAAGTATTAAAGAAGCAGTGTCACGGCTCCCTGGCCAGGCTGCTGCTCCACCTCGAGGACTCCAACCCAGCAGTCTCCCAG GCCTGCCAGCGGACTCTGCAGCAGTGTGCGCCAGCTCTGAATCGCACAGCCTTCACCAGTCTGATTGAGGAGCACTTTGGACGAGTGCCCTTGGAACTCCCCTCCTTCATCAAGGAGGTGACCGCTGTCCTT CAACAGACCTTCCCCGGTGCGATGGGGGTGTACCGGGACGTTGTCCTACGCTACCAGAAGAGCCGTGACCCAGAGCTCAGAGCGAGTGCTGCTGTGTTCATCG GGGCTCTTCTTGAGAAGATGGAGAAAGGCTTCTTCAACTTAATTCCTAGGATGAGACTCAACAAAG